The following proteins are encoded in a genomic region of Rattus rattus isolate New Zealand chromosome 2, Rrattus_CSIRO_v1, whole genome shotgun sequence:
- the LOC116893697 gene encoding olfactory receptor 477-like — translation MEAQNHTTMTEFILLGLTENSTLRVILFMTFLGIYAVTLVGNFSIISLIRSCPQLHTPMYLFLSHLAFVDIGFSTSITPIMLTGFLEHTITLSVAACEAQFCIAVTFGTAECFFLAAMAYDRYVAICSPLLYSTHMSPRICFLLVGASYVGGCVNSWTFTSCLLSLSFCGPNQIDHFFCEFPAVLKLSCSDVSIIRIIPSISSGTIIVVTVFVIAVSYTYILITILKMRSTEGRQKAFSTCTSHLTAVTLYYGTITFIYVMPKSNYSTEKNKILSVFYTVVIPMLNPLIYSLRNRDVKETLTKATVRIFP, via the coding sequence ATGGAAGCTCAAAACCACACCACTATGACAGAGTTCATCCTTTTGGGGTTAACAGAGAATTCCACACTGCGTGTCATCCTATTTATGACATTTCTAGGGATATATGCTGTTACTTTAGTGGGCAATTTCAGCATCATCAGTTTAATAAGAAGCTGCCCTCaactccacacacccatgtatcTGTTCCTTAGCCATCTGGCTTTTGTGGACATTGGCTTTTCCACATCAATCACACCTATAATGCTTACCGGATTTCTTGAACATACAATAACACTCTCTGTGGCTGCTTGTGAAGCCCAATTCTGCATTGCAGTGACATTTGGGACAGCTGAGTGCTTCTTCCTAGCTGccatggcctatgatcgctatgtggccatctgctcaCCCCTGCTTTATTCAACACATATGTCCCCCAGGATCTGCTTCCTTTTAGTTGGAGCTTCCTATGTAGGTGGCTGTGTGAATTCATGGACATTTACTAGTTGTCTGTTGAGTCTGTCCTTCTGTGGACCAAATCAGATAGATCATTTTTTCTGTGAATTTCCTGCCGTGTTGAAACTTTCTTGCTCAGATGTCTCCATTATTAGAATTATTCCTTCTATATCTTCTGGAACCATCATTGTGGTCACAGTGTTTGTCATAGCTGTCTCCTACACCTACATCCTCATCACCATTCTGAAGATGCGCTCCACTGAGGGCCGACAGaaggccttctccacctgcaCCTCTCACCTCACTGCAGTCACTCTATACTATGGAACTATTACCTTCATTTATGTGATGCCCAAGTCAAACTACTCTACTGAAAAGAACAAGATACTGTCTGTATTCTATACAGTAGTGATCCCCATGCTTAACCCACTCATCTACAGTCTGAGAAACAGAGATGTAAAAGAGACTCTCACAAAGGCCACTGTCAGAATCTTTCCATAG